From the Natranaeroarchaeum aerophilus genome, one window contains:
- a CDS encoding NAD-binding protein: MAWSRKLLAARAAVGLTTLVAVLSVLTGILHIGNVRFEAIIPLEPYIPNAIQRTAGFTGTLTGFLMLGAAYGLKRGLRVAWYAVIVLLPFTALQGLVQSSPVSLPLVFLSLLSMPTVALHRQQFERELALSTTQLAAAIALIGTQAYGTVGTYILRDDFQDVSTILDAFYYTIVTATTVGYGDAHPVGPEGRLFAMSVVVFGTASFAVALGSLLGPAIEARLSQALGKMSDSQLELLEDHVLILGDGDLTDPIIGGLQDSETDFVVITTNRDRVSTLSERGIKAFAGNPSDEGPMHRAKIGKARALVVATNDDAQDALAILTARQLQPDIRIVAAATDRDNVAKLRHAGADTVISPATIGGQMLVDSALGGNDTSVPGLSNMLGDDSEDE; the protein is encoded by the coding sequence GAGGCAATCATCCCGCTGGAGCCGTACATTCCGAACGCGATCCAGCGAACCGCTGGCTTTACCGGCACGCTCACCGGCTTCCTCATGCTCGGCGCGGCGTACGGCCTCAAGCGCGGGCTTCGGGTCGCCTGGTACGCGGTCATCGTCCTGTTGCCGTTCACTGCCCTGCAGGGGCTGGTCCAGTCGAGTCCAGTCTCGCTCCCACTCGTCTTTCTCTCGCTGCTCTCGATGCCCACGGTCGCTCTCCACCGACAACAGTTCGAGCGTGAGCTCGCTCTCTCGACGACCCAGCTCGCCGCGGCGATCGCACTCATTGGCACGCAAGCGTACGGAACGGTCGGAACATATATTCTCCGTGACGACTTCCAGGACGTCAGTACGATACTCGACGCTTTCTACTATACTATCGTCACGGCAACGACGGTCGGGTACGGTGACGCACATCCAGTTGGCCCCGAAGGACGACTCTTCGCGATGTCGGTCGTCGTGTTCGGCACGGCAAGTTTTGCGGTCGCACTCGGGTCACTTTTGGGGCCCGCCATCGAAGCCAGACTCAGTCAGGCACTCGGAAAAATGAGCGATTCACAGCTAGAACTCCTCGAAGACCACGTCCTCATCCTCGGCGATGGCGATCTCACTGATCCCATCATCGGAGGGTTGCAGGACAGCGAGACGGATTTCGTCGTAATCACGACCAACAGAGACCGCGTGTCGACGCTCTCGGAACGCGGGATCAAGGCGTTTGCCGGGAACCCGAGCGACGAGGGGCCGATGCACAGAGCGAAAATCGGGAAGGCGCGGGCGCTGGTCGTCGCGACCAATGACGACGCACAGGACGCACTGGCGATCTTGACGGCCCGACAGCTTCAACCAGATATCCGGATTGTCGCCGCAGCGACCGACCGTGATAACGTCGCCAAGCTTCGCCACGCGGGTGCCGATACCGTGATCAGTCCAGCGACCATCGGCGGACAGATGCTCGTCGACTCAGCGCTTGGGGGGAACGATACCTCGGTCCCGGGACTCTCGAATATGCTCGGAGACGACAGCGAAGATGAATGA
- a CDS encoding rhodanese-like domain-containing protein has protein sequence MTLDSPVFVDPSWVEKHSDVTLVDVRERREYRDVGHVPAAVNVPFDSVRDPSSVATGMLPGREAFETLLGDVGISNGETLVAYDGGDGVYAARFLLTAAVYGHGGNLYLVDGGFDALRDRLGVTADPVDPEPAEYDADEPDAQLLADRDDVEAAVDAETTQVVDTRTAAEYDHSHVPTATQLSWERFVDDDGRLRPTDEIESILDEQGLSPETAIVLYCNTARRLSHTFAVLTELGYEDVSFYEGSLTDWVRAESPDWDPERLYERVRAVAADGFEALPHELGEDIFGRLHLIGLYTQKQDGYFMLRTKVPNGVLTAEQARTYGEIVDEFARAPGEYGGTEQNPEFGDGFLDVTTRQGLQAHWVRVEDMPEIWDRYEEVGLTTIQASGNTLRNVVACPASGLGEEVTDVRSLGEDIADAFEGNQRYANLPRKLKVSLSGCHENCGRSEIQDLGFTPAIKDGRDGFHVKLGGGLSDGPRAATDLDIFVEPEQVEPLTLAVADLFIEHGSYIDTAVNRLKFIVEEYGIDGFREELERYVDFDFEDAGKDLTTSYRGDHVGVHETEDGYYVGLNLPTGRMRGEELVELADLAERYGSGELRLTANQNVVIAGVRENALDDLLAEPLLERYSPDPGPFTRGIVTCTGAEFCKYGVVETKSRGIEWARMLDSWLAETDRVDESDLPDAVRVHMSGCSASCAQPQIGDVAMRGEAKRTPEGTKDAADVGLGGDLGRGTFADWIAGSVVLDDVPDGITRLVSAYAADGGTEAFSGWTERVPDADLRQLIRGEARADAVVQDGDRAASEVN, from the coding sequence ATGACGCTCGACAGCCCGGTGTTTGTCGATCCGTCGTGGGTCGAGAAACACAGCGACGTGACGCTCGTCGACGTTCGCGAACGGCGAGAGTACCGGGATGTCGGCCACGTCCCTGCGGCAGTAAACGTCCCGTTCGATAGCGTCCGGGATCCCTCAAGCGTCGCGACGGGGATGTTACCCGGCCGGGAGGCGTTCGAGACGCTGCTTGGCGACGTCGGAATCTCGAACGGCGAGACGCTGGTCGCCTACGACGGCGGTGACGGGGTCTACGCCGCCCGATTCCTGCTGACCGCGGCTGTCTACGGTCACGGCGGGAACCTGTATCTGGTCGATGGGGGCTTCGACGCGCTGCGCGATCGACTCGGCGTCACGGCCGATCCGGTTGACCCCGAGCCGGCCGAGTACGACGCCGACGAACCGGACGCACAGCTCCTCGCCGATCGCGATGACGTGGAGGCGGCGGTCGATGCCGAGACGACACAGGTCGTCGACACACGGACTGCCGCGGAGTACGACCACTCCCACGTGCCGACCGCCACCCAGCTGAGCTGGGAGCGCTTCGTCGACGACGATGGTCGGCTCCGGCCGACAGACGAGATCGAGTCGATCCTCGACGAGCAGGGTCTCTCTCCGGAGACGGCGATTGTCCTCTACTGTAACACCGCCCGGCGGCTCAGCCACACGTTCGCGGTCCTGACGGAACTCGGTTACGAGGACGTCAGCTTCTACGAGGGCAGTCTTACGGACTGGGTTCGGGCAGAGTCGCCCGACTGGGACCCCGAACGGCTCTACGAGCGCGTCCGGGCGGTCGCCGCCGACGGGTTCGAGGCGCTTCCTCACGAGCTCGGCGAGGACATTTTCGGCCGCCTCCACCTGATCGGGCTGTACACCCAGAAACAGGACGGCTACTTCATGCTCCGGACGAAGGTGCCAAACGGCGTCCTGACTGCCGAGCAGGCCCGCACCTACGGCGAGATCGTCGACGAGTTCGCTCGCGCACCCGGCGAGTACGGCGGTACAGAGCAGAACCCCGAGTTCGGCGACGGCTTCCTCGACGTGACGACCAGACAGGGCCTGCAGGCCCACTGGGTCCGCGTCGAGGACATGCCCGAGATCTGGGACCGCTACGAGGAGGTCGGCCTGACGACGATCCAGGCGAGCGGCAACACGCTCCGGAACGTCGTCGCCTGTCCCGCCTCCGGGCTGGGCGAAGAGGTCACCGACGTCCGGTCCCTCGGTGAGGACATCGCCGATGCGTTCGAGGGGAACCAGCGCTATGCGAACCTGCCGCGCAAGCTCAAGGTGAGTCTGAGCGGCTGTCACGAGAACTGCGGCCGGAGCGAGATCCAGGACCTCGGCTTTACGCCTGCTATCAAAGACGGCCGGGACGGCTTCCACGTGAAACTCGGCGGCGGCCTCTCGGACGGGCCGCGAGCAGCCACTGATCTCGACATCTTCGTCGAACCGGAGCAGGTCGAGCCGCTGACGCTCGCCGTCGCCGACCTGTTCATCGAGCATGGGAGCTACATCGACACGGCGGTCAATCGCCTGAAGTTCATCGTCGAGGAGTACGGAATCGATGGGTTCCGCGAGGAGCTAGAGCGGTACGTCGACTTCGACTTTGAGGACGCCGGGAAGGACCTCACCACGAGCTACCGGGGCGACCACGTCGGCGTCCACGAGACCGAGGACGGCTACTACGTGGGCCTCAACCTCCCGACCGGCCGCATGCGGGGCGAGGAACTGGTCGAACTGGCCGACCTCGCCGAGCGGTACGGGAGCGGCGAGCTCAGGCTGACCGCGAACCAGAACGTTGTCATTGCAGGAGTCCGCGAGAACGCGCTCGACGACCTGCTCGCCGAGCCACTTCTGGAGCGGTACAGTCCCGATCCGGGGCCGTTTACCCGCGGGATCGTCACCTGCACCGGGGCGGAGTTCTGCAAGTACGGCGTCGTCGAAACCAAATCACGGGGGATCGAGTGGGCGCGCATGCTCGATTCCTGGCTCGCGGAGACCGACCGCGTCGACGAGTCCGACCTTCCCGACGCCGTCCGGGTCCACATGTCCGGCTGCTCGGCCTCGTGTGCCCAGCCCCAGATCGGGGACGTCGCCATGCGCGGCGAGGCCAAACGAACGCCGGAGGGGACGAAAGACGCCGCTGACGTCGGCCTCGGTGGGGATCTCGGCCGGGGTACGTTCGCCGACTGGATCGCCGGGTCGGTCGTGCTCGATGACGTACCCGACGGGATCACACGGCTCGTGTCGGCGTACGCGGCCGACGGCGGTACAGAAGCGTTCTCCGGGTGGACCGAGCGCGTGCCAGACGCCGATCTGCGGCAGCTGATCCGCGGGGAAGCCCGTGCGGACGCGGTCGTACAGGACGGTGACCGAGCAGCGAGTGAGGTGAACTGA
- a CDS encoding DUF7260 family protein, producing the protein MASPQTANAGHYRIGEPQLQQGCSGIECTVGEILSSDLFLVAIAAVATIALVAFTYLASARRECSEETERVRAEKQAFGRFVNEISELQPSTMQPQMVSNGGATMSRTNTGPASTQLHDVYELYENTVMDVPHYEADYGEPLRENMAIELGEEVTTALDTTSEFTPQIKQALVRKGTETKTSRERFLRTLEAESDSIQRTHDALANIDRRVEDIDEDRRLGQSYEELEHHWRELDALEDECESVLERRQGQVRSGVSASHWRGDGHSLCAYLYESLPVEYPALAEGTLLFDRVRTTKRKFTESLTRRV; encoded by the coding sequence ATGGCTTCTCCACAGACAGCGAATGCGGGCCACTACCGGATCGGGGAGCCACAGTTACAGCAGGGCTGTTCAGGCATCGAGTGTACCGTCGGTGAGATTCTTTCTTCGGACCTATTTCTGGTCGCGATCGCGGCAGTTGCGACGATCGCGCTCGTCGCGTTCACCTATCTCGCGAGCGCTCGCAGAGAGTGTTCAGAAGAAACGGAGCGGGTTCGGGCCGAAAAGCAAGCGTTCGGACGCTTCGTGAACGAGATCAGCGAACTACAGCCGTCGACGATGCAACCACAGATGGTGAGCAACGGCGGTGCGACGATGAGCCGGACCAACACCGGGCCAGCATCGACGCAGCTGCACGACGTCTACGAACTGTACGAAAATACCGTAATGGACGTCCCTCACTACGAAGCGGATTACGGCGAACCCCTGCGGGAAAACATGGCGATCGAACTCGGCGAGGAGGTTACCACAGCGCTCGATACGACATCCGAGTTCACCCCCCAGATCAAACAGGCCCTCGTGCGGAAAGGTACCGAGACAAAAACGAGTCGGGAACGGTTTCTGCGGACCCTCGAAGCGGAATCCGATTCCATCCAGCGGACACACGACGCGCTGGCAAACATCGACCGCCGGGTCGAGGATATCGACGAGGACAGACGCCTCGGGCAGTCCTACGAGGAACTCGAACACCACTGGCGGGAACTGGACGCGCTGGAAGACGAGTGTGAGTCCGTACTAGAACGGCGACAGGGACAGGTCCGTTCCGGAGTTAGCGCGTCACACTGGCGCGGCGACGGCCACAGCCTCTGTGCATACCTCTACGAGTCCCTGCCGGTCGAGTATCCGGCACTCGCGGAGGGAACGCTGCTGTTCGACCGCGTCAGGACGACGAAACGGAAGTTCACGGAGTCGCTGACTCGGCGGGTGTAG
- a CDS encoding HalOD1 output domain-containing protein, with product MMAGQQHERQLRIERNDNSFVVDHDTPERTPTVLIEAVASLRDVDQTTLEPLYNTVDPEVLGSLCTGTDCSLRISFQYEGYAVTILGDGRIRLVEEPEDN from the coding sequence ATGATGGCCGGACAACAGCACGAACGACAGCTACGCATCGAACGAAACGATAACTCGTTTGTCGTCGACCACGACACGCCAGAGCGGACGCCAACTGTACTGATCGAGGCCGTTGCCTCGCTACGTGATGTCGACCAGACCACACTCGAACCGCTTTATAATACGGTTGATCCGGAAGTACTCGGATCACTCTGTACAGGCACCGATTGCTCACTTCGGATATCGTTCCAGTACGAAGGGTATGCCGTAACCATCTTGGGTGACGGCCGGATCAGACTCGTCGAGGAACCCGAAGATAACTAG